The genomic interval TGAATGGGCTGCTAAAGGAATGAAAAATATATTTGACGTTCCCGTTAAATTAGTTGAAATGCAATCAGAAGGAGGAGCTGCTGGTACTGTTCATGGTTCATTAGAAGCTGGAGCTCTTACTACTACTTATACTGCTTCACAAGGATTACTTTTAAAAATTCCTAATATGTATAAGATAGCAGGGGAACTACTTCCAGGAGTTATACATGTATCTGCTCGTTCTTTATCAGTTCAAGCACTTTCTATTTTTGGAGACCATCAAGATATATATGCAACCAGACAAACTGGTTTTACTATGATGGCTAGTGGATCTGTTCAAGAAGTCATGGATATGGGTACAGTTGCTCATCTTACTGCAATAAAGTCAAGAGTTCCTGTTCTTCACTTCTTTGATGGATTTAGAACTTCACATGAAATTCAAAAGATAGAACTTATGGACTTTGATGTTTGTAAAAAATTAGTTGACTATGATGAAATTCAAAAGTTTAGAGATAGAGCTTTAAATCCTGAACATCCTGTTACAAGAGGAACAGCTCAAAATGATGATATATATTTCCAAACTAGAGAAGCTCAAAACAAATTTTATGATGCAGTACCTGATATAGCTGCTTACTATATGGAAGAAATCTCTAAAGAAACAGGTAGAGAATACAAACCATTTAAATATAGAGGAGCTGCTGATGCTGATAGAGTTATAATTGCTATGGCATCTGTATGTCAAACTGCTGAAGAAACTGTTGATTATTTAGTGGAAAAAGGAGAAAAAGTTGGTCTTATAACAGTTCATCTATACAGACCTTTCTCTGAAAAATATTTCTTTAATGTTTTACCTAAGACTGTTAAAAAGATTGCAGTTTTAGAAAGAACAAAAGAACCAGGAGCTCCTGGAGAACCTTTACTTTTAGATGTTAAATCAATATTCTATGATAAAGAAAATGCTCCTGTAATAGTTGGTGGAAGATATGGACTATCTTCTAAAGATACAACTCCTGCTCAAATAAAAGCTGTTTTTGATAATTTATCACAAGATAAACCTAAAACTAATTTCACAGTAGGTATTGTTGATGATGTTACTTTTACATCTCTTGAAGTTGGAGAAAGATTAAGTGTTGCTGATCCATCTACAAAAGCTTGTCTATTCTTTGGACTTGGAGCAGATGGAACAGTTGGAGCAAACAAAAACTCTATCAAAATCATAGGAGATAAAACAGATTTATATGCTCAAGGATACTTTGCATATGACTCTAAAAAATCAGGAGGAGTTACTAGATCTCACCTAAGATTCGGTAAGAAACCTATAAGATCTACATATTTAGTATCAAGTCCAAGCTTTGTTGCTTGTTCTGTACCTGCTTACTTAAAACAATATGATATGACTTCTGGTCTTAAAAAAGGTGGAAAATTTTTATTAAACTGTGTTTGGGATAAAGATGAAGTTTTAGAAAATATTCCTGATAATATTAAATATGATTTAGCAAAAGCTGAAGCTAAATTCTATATTATCAATGCAACTAAACTTGCTCATGAAATTGGATTAGGTCAAAGAACAAACACAATAATGCAATCAGCTTTCTTTAAATTAGCTGAAATCATACCTTATGAAGAAGCTCAAAAATATATGAAAGAATATGCTTTAAAATCATATGGAAAGAAAGGTGACGATGTAGTTCAACTTAACTATAAAGCAATAGATGTTGGTGCTTCTGGACTAATTGAAATTGAAGTAAATCCTGAATGGATAAACTTAAAAGTTTCTGCTCAAGAAAAAGTTGATAAAAACAATGATACTTCTAATTGTAAAACAGAACTATTGACTTCATTTGTTAAAAATATAGTTGAACCTATCAATGCAATAAAAGGTAATGACCTGCCTGTTTCAGCATTTATGGGTAGAGAAGATGGAACATTTGAAAATGGTACTGCTGCATTTGAAAAAAGAGGAGTTGCTGTTGATGTACCTATATGGAATCTAGATAAGTGTATTCAATGTAACCAATGTTCTTATGTTTGTCCACATGCTGCTATAAGATCTTTCTTAATCACTGATGAAGAAAAAGCTGCATCACCTATAGAATTTTCTACTTTAAAAGCAAATGGAAAAGGATTAGAAAATCTAAGTTATAGAATACAAGTTACACCTCTTGACTGTACTGGTTGTGGTTCTTGTGCTAATGTATGTCCTGCTAAAGCTCTTGATATGAACCCAATAGCTGTTGCATTAGAAAATCAAGAAGATAAAAAAGCTTCATACATTTATAGTAAAGTAAGCTATAAAAATGATAAACTACCTACAAATACAGTTAAAGGTTCACAATTCTCTCAAGCACTATTTGAATTCAATGGAGCTTGTCCAGGTTGTGGAGAAACACCTTATCTAAAAGTTATTTCTCAAATGTTTGGAGATAGAATGATGGTTGCAAATGCAAGTGGATGTTCTTCTGTTTACAGTGGATCTGCTCCATCAACACCATATACTAAGAATTGTTGTGGAGAAGGACCAGCTTGGGCATCTTCTCTATTTGAAGACAATGCTGAATATGGTTTTGGTATGCATGTTGGAGTAGAAGCTCTTCGTGATAGAATTCAACATATTATGGAAGTTTCTATGGATAAAGTTACTCCTGCATTACAAGGTCTATTCCGTGAATGGATAGAAAATAGATGCTTTGCTGCAAAAACAAGAGAAATTACTCCTAAGATTTTAGCTGCATTAGAAGGAAATAATGAAAGCTATGCTAAAGATATCATAGGTTTAAAACAATACTTAATTAAGAAATCTCAATGGGTAGTTGGTGGAGATGGATGGGCTTATGATATAGGTTATGGAGGACTTGACCATGTTCTTGCTTCCAAAGAAGATATAAATGTTATAGTTATGGATACAGAAGTTTATTCAAATACTGGAGGACAATCATCTAAAGCAACACCAACTGCAGCTGTTGCAAAATTTGCTGCTGCTGGTAAACCTTTAAAGAAAAAAGATTTAGCTGCTATTTGTATGAGCTATGGTCATATCTATGTTGCTCAAGTTTCTATGGGAGCTAACCAACAACAATTCTTAAAAGCTATACAAGAAGCTGAAAGTTATAATGGTCCTTCAATAATTATTGCTTACTCTCCTTGTATTAACCATGGAATTAAAAAAGGTATGTCAAAATCTCAAACTGAAATGAAATTAGCGACTGAATGTGGATATTGGCCTATATTCAGATATAATCCTCTATTAGAAAGTCAAGGAAAGAATCCTCTTCAATTGGATTGTAAAGAACCTAAATGGGAACTATATCAAGATTACCTAATGGGTGAAACAAGATATATGACATTGAAGAAAACAAATCCTGATGAAGCTAATGAATTATTCGAAAAGAATATGTGGGATGCTCAAAGAAGATGGAGACAATATAAGAGACTTGCTAGTTTAGATTTCTCTGATGAAAAAAGATAATAGTTACTTCTTAACATAAAAAATGGAGCTATGTTACAAAATTGTGACATAGCTCCTATTTTATTATTATCTACTCCATCTATCAATTTTTGATAAGAATTGTGGATATGCTAAGTATAATGCTTTAGCATTTACGTTGTTTAATTCTCTTTTTGTTTTAGGAACTTTTCTACTCATTTGAGCAAGTTGAAGTACTCTATCTGAAACTTCTACTTGTAACCAAACTTGTTCATTAAAGAAGTTTTCTCTTTTTACAAAAGCTGCTAGTAATTTTCTTAATTTTCTAACATCTTTACTGTTTAAGTCAGCCTTTTCTGATAAAGCAACTATTTCAGCCCATTCTTCTTTATCTGCAACAACTTCTTTTATATATTTAGAAGGGTTGTCCAATTGACTTGAATTTGCTTCTTTTACCATAAAATCTACTAATCCTTTAGGATCCTTTATATTAGTTTCTTCTAATATAAAGTTTCTTGGAGTTCTGTTAACAAAAGATGTTAATATTTTAGCAAAACGATCAAATTCCTCATCTGTAATTTGGTTTGCAGGAGTTTTTCCTAAGTAATCTAAGAAATAATA from Fusobacterium pseudoperiodonticum carries:
- the nifJ gene encoding pyruvate:ferredoxin (flavodoxin) oxidoreductase, whose translation is MKRVMQTMDGNQAAAYASYAFTEVAGIYPITPSSPMAEYVDEWAAKGMKNIFDVPVKLVEMQSEGGAAGTVHGSLEAGALTTTYTASQGLLLKIPNMYKIAGELLPGVIHVSARSLSVQALSIFGDHQDIYATRQTGFTMMASGSVQEVMDMGTVAHLTAIKSRVPVLHFFDGFRTSHEIQKIELMDFDVCKKLVDYDEIQKFRDRALNPEHPVTRGTAQNDDIYFQTREAQNKFYDAVPDIAAYYMEEISKETGREYKPFKYRGAADADRVIIAMASVCQTAEETVDYLVEKGEKVGLITVHLYRPFSEKYFFNVLPKTVKKIAVLERTKEPGAPGEPLLLDVKSIFYDKENAPVIVGGRYGLSSKDTTPAQIKAVFDNLSQDKPKTNFTVGIVDDVTFTSLEVGERLSVADPSTKACLFFGLGADGTVGANKNSIKIIGDKTDLYAQGYFAYDSKKSGGVTRSHLRFGKKPIRSTYLVSSPSFVACSVPAYLKQYDMTSGLKKGGKFLLNCVWDKDEVLENIPDNIKYDLAKAEAKFYIINATKLAHEIGLGQRTNTIMQSAFFKLAEIIPYEEAQKYMKEYALKSYGKKGDDVVQLNYKAIDVGASGLIEIEVNPEWINLKVSAQEKVDKNNDTSNCKTELLTSFVKNIVEPINAIKGNDLPVSAFMGREDGTFENGTAAFEKRGVAVDVPIWNLDKCIQCNQCSYVCPHAAIRSFLITDEEKAASPIEFSTLKANGKGLENLSYRIQVTPLDCTGCGSCANVCPAKALDMNPIAVALENQEDKKASYIYSKVSYKNDKLPTNTVKGSQFSQALFEFNGACPGCGETPYLKVISQMFGDRMMVANASGCSSVYSGSAPSTPYTKNCCGEGPAWASSLFEDNAEYGFGMHVGVEALRDRIQHIMEVSMDKVTPALQGLFREWIENRCFAAKTREITPKILAALEGNNESYAKDIIGLKQYLIKKSQWVVGGDGWAYDIGYGGLDHVLASKEDINVIVMDTEVYSNTGGQSSKATPTAAVAKFAAAGKPLKKKDLAAICMSYGHIYVAQVSMGANQQQFLKAIQEAESYNGPSIIIAYSPCINHGIKKGMSKSQTEMKLATECGYWPIFRYNPLLESQGKNPLQLDCKEPKWELYQDYLMGETRYMTLKKTNPDEANELFEKNMWDAQRRWRQYKRLASLDFSDEKR